One window of uncultured Methanoregula sp. genomic DNA carries:
- a CDS encoding PEGA domain-containing protein, which translates to MTRKVILFLIAFVLCLVCLSAVSATTRMAENNPVGQSSTGPADRAGATGDIPALGADFEEVTTTETTMVPVTYPTEEPTEEPTVVHTTAPTPEPTTISPVEPTLLPTVMPTTEETELPTMQPTLQPVTGETTSPVPGQLSPVAEFTSSQTSGSGPLTVSFTDRSLNTPTMWYWDFGDGGADSSSSPSHTYTDPGSYTVSLTASNMYGTDTITETDYITVNGEVMKSGAIYAQSVPAGATIYVNGNSYGTSPVTVSDLFAGTYSVMASLNGYYSDMQTITVPPGRTANYYPTLRASPNPPVITGAISAQSSPSGATIYVNGVNYGKTPLTVRNLVPATYSVMATLNGYKSSSQLITVGPGQTTGYNPTLQSQPGPVTTGAIFAQTEPDGATIYMNGVSYGVSPVTIPNLAPGTYSMKATMNGYSPDTRRITVSSGRTAFYNPTLYANPPPVGSGQGSFAVYSNAEGAQVYFDNVNEGSITNGVRFITVATTGTPFRSYRVECPGYTTLTGTITKWPASGETVKIQAMLVPSTVPTVPVTQKTRSPVPVTITLGALIGAGIVFVVAGNLRKNR; encoded by the coding sequence ATGACAAGAAAAGTGATCCTGTTTCTCATTGCATTCGTGCTTTGCCTTGTATGCCTGTCCGCCGTATCGGCAACTACCCGCATGGCAGAAAATAATCCGGTGGGCCAGAGTAGTACCGGCCCGGCGGACCGGGCCGGAGCCACCGGGGATATTCCGGCCCTCGGGGCGGATTTTGAAGAGGTAACAACTACTGAAACAACGATGGTGCCCGTCACGTACCCGACCGAGGAGCCTACTGAGGAACCGACCGTTGTACATACAACGGCGCCAACACCGGAACCCACGACGATCTCCCCGGTGGAGCCAACACTGTTGCCCACCGTTATGCCTACAACCGAAGAGACGGAATTACCCACAATGCAGCCGACCCTGCAGCCGGTAACTGGAGAGACAACATCGCCAGTCCCGGGCCAGTTAAGCCCCGTGGCGGAGTTCACCTCGTCCCAGACTTCCGGTTCCGGACCCCTCACGGTCAGCTTCACGGACAGATCCCTCAATACTCCTACCATGTGGTACTGGGACTTCGGGGACGGCGGGGCCGATTCCTCGAGTTCCCCTTCGCATACCTACACGGACCCGGGCAGTTACACCGTGAGCCTGACGGCCAGCAACATGTACGGAACCGATACCATAACCGAAACGGATTATATCACGGTGAACGGGGAAGTGATGAAAAGCGGCGCGATCTATGCGCAGTCGGTCCCTGCCGGTGCAACGATTTACGTGAACGGCAACAGTTACGGTACTTCGCCGGTAACGGTTTCCGATCTGTTCGCCGGAACCTATTCGGTGATGGCATCCCTGAACGGCTATTATTCCGATATGCAGACTATCACCGTACCTCCGGGCAGGACGGCAAACTATTACCCGACACTCCGGGCTTCGCCGAACCCGCCCGTGATCACCGGTGCGATCTCCGCCCAGTCATCCCCATCCGGTGCAACAATCTATGTCAACGGCGTCAATTACGGCAAAACACCGCTCACGGTCCGGAACCTGGTTCCGGCAACCTATTCGGTGATGGCAACCCTGAACGGGTATAAATCCAGTTCCCAGCTGATCACGGTCGGGCCGGGACAGACCACCGGTTATAATCCAACGCTCCAGTCCCAGCCAGGCCCGGTAACAACAGGTGCGATCTTTGCGCAGACAGAGCCGGACGGTGCAACTATTTACATGAATGGCGTCAGTTATGGCGTCTCACCGGTCACCATCCCGAACCTGGCCCCCGGCACCTATTCAATGAAGGCAACGATGAACGGGTATTCCCCCGACACCCGCAGGATAACGGTCAGTTCGGGCCGCACGGCATTCTATAACCCGACGCTTTATGCTAACCCGCCCCCGGTCGGGTCCGGCCAGGGAAGTTTCGCGGTCTACAGCAATGCAGAGGGGGCGCAGGTGTACTTCGACAATGTCAATGAAGGAAGCATCACGAATGGCGTGCGGTTCATAACCGTCGCCACCACCGGAACGCCCTTCCGGAGTTACCGGGTTGAGTGCCCCGGGTATACCACCCTCACCGGCACAATCACGAAATGGCCGGCAAGCGGCGAGACCGTAAAGATCCAGGCCATGCTCGTCCCTTCAACGGTACCCACGGTACCCGTAACCCAGAAGACACGCTCGCCGGTCCCGGTCACGATCACGCTGGGTGCGCTGATCGGTGCGGGTATCGTCTTTGTCGTTGCGGGGAACCTGCGAAAGAACCGTTAA
- a CDS encoding NYN domain-containing protein produces MKIAVFVDGSNFFYMQRDQLKWWVDPKLFLDYIKTKGEIVDAYYYIGKGVPPEARQENYLTALTHMGYSVVTKDLKTTLQSDGTLKQKANLDVEIVLDMFNTIENYEMAVLVSGDGDFERALSQLKARGKRFEVMSTPGFVAREIRSVAGMHFTDFNDIKSEVQKV; encoded by the coding sequence ATGAAAATCGCAGTATTTGTGGATGGTTCAAATTTTTTTTACATGCAAAGAGATCAACTAAAATGGTGGGTCGATCCAAAATTATTTTTGGATTATATAAAAACAAAAGGGGAGATAGTCGATGCTTATTATTACATTGGAAAGGGTGTACCCCCTGAAGCGAGACAAGAAAATTACCTTACAGCCTTAACCCATATGGGGTATTCTGTGGTCACTAAGGATCTGAAGACCACACTACAATCGGATGGTACTCTAAAACAAAAAGCAAATCTCGATGTAGAAATTGTCTTAGATATGTTCAATACAATCGAGAATTACGAAATGGCAGTGCTTGTTAGCGGTGATGGTGATTTTGAGCGTGCATTAAGTCAACTCAAAGCGCGAGGTAAAAGATTTGAAGTGATGTCAACACCGGGATTTGTTGCTAGGGAGATTCGAAGTGTTGCGGGCATGCACTTTACTGATTTTAATGATATAAAAAGTGAAGTTCAAAAAGTGTAA
- a CDS encoding PAS domain S-box protein → MADEIRILYVDDEPDLLEVGKMFLEESGQFTIETSTSAREALNSPTFSSYDAIIADYQMPGMNGIMFLKEVRQRFGNIPFILFTGRGREEVVIEAINNGADFYLQKGGEPVAQFAELTHKVRQAVSRRKSENEITSIFQAVPVGIAVVENRVLTRVNNRLCTLTGYPREELEGRNTRFLYLKDEDYLAVGRMREQAYREGAPDDIEIPWLRRDGTVIDVRITAAAIDRSNPMAPMTYSALDITREKRDHNELRAAYEQLTAAEEELRTQYDDLARNEEELRERYEEIARSEERLKKSEAELTGILRAAPVGIGLMSADRIFLRVNDQFCRMMGYSREELLGQNARFLYPDADEYLKAGKFYTLGNRQGIVESMDTRSLRKDGTIRDIRLFGTMIDPSNPAAGTIFIALDITEERRMENR, encoded by the coding sequence ATGGCCGATGAAATCCGGATTCTCTATGTCGATGATGAGCCCGACCTTCTGGAAGTGGGCAAAATGTTCCTTGAAGAATCCGGACAGTTCACGATAGAAACCTCAACATCTGCACGGGAAGCACTCAACTCCCCCACATTCTCGTCATACGATGCAATTATCGCCGATTACCAGATGCCCGGTATGAACGGGATCATGTTTTTAAAAGAAGTCCGGCAACGATTCGGAAATATTCCCTTTATCCTTTTCACCGGCAGGGGCCGCGAGGAAGTTGTTATCGAGGCTATCAACAACGGCGCTGACTTCTATCTCCAGAAAGGCGGCGAGCCGGTAGCTCAGTTTGCCGAACTGACGCACAAGGTGCGACAGGCGGTTTCCCGCAGGAAGAGCGAGAACGAGATAACCAGCATATTCCAGGCGGTCCCGGTCGGGATTGCAGTGGTTGAAAACCGGGTCCTGACCCGGGTCAACAACCGTCTTTGTACCCTGACCGGCTACCCGCGTGAAGAACTGGAAGGCCGGAATACCCGGTTCCTGTACCTGAAAGACGAGGACTATTTAGCAGTCGGGAGAATGCGGGAGCAGGCTTACCGGGAGGGTGCACCGGATGATATCGAAATCCCCTGGCTGCGCAGGGATGGCACAGTCATCGATGTCCGGATAACGGCAGCTGCGATCGACCGGTCCAATCCCATGGCGCCCATGACCTACAGCGCTCTCGACATCACCAGGGAGAAACGGGATCATAACGAACTTCGTGCGGCGTATGAACAGCTCACTGCTGCCGAAGAAGAACTGCGCACGCAGTATGACGATCTGGCAAGGAACGAAGAGGAGCTCCGGGAGAGATACGAAGAGATTGCCCGAAGCGAAGAGCGCCTGAAAAAGAGCGAAGCGGAGCTTACCGGCATCCTGCGTGCAGCTCCCGTAGGCATCGGCCTGATGTCAGCTGACCGGATTTTCCTGCGGGTCAATGACCAGTTCTGCAGGATGATGGGATATTCCCGTGAGGAGCTGCTCGGACAGAACGCACGGTTCCTGTACCCGGATGCGGACGAATATCTCAAGGCCGGGAAATTCTACACCCTCGGGAACCGTCAGGGTATCGTTGAGTCAATGGATACACGATCTCTCAGAAAAGACGGGACAATACGGGATATCCGGCTCTTCGGGACTATGATCGATCCGTCCAACCCGGCCGCAGGCACTATCTTTATCGCGCTGGATATCACGGAAGAGAGACGGATGGAAAACCGGTGA
- a CDS encoding DUF4013 domain-containing protein produces the protein MDYGAMIDEALGYSKAGVFNRMDRWLKLILAAILIGIPLNGWILRIYRGGNPAPEVDRWGTLFVDGFKLFVIGLIYSLPLIILSLVPYLIFPGGMAGGHPPTGTVVQYSNAEIGTSIALLFLLLAIQLIYDIFLAIFMPVAAIRFARTGVFSEAFNFGAIIGTIRKIGWLNYILAIILIAIIIGIPVGILAAAILIGGFMLGHYFIALGVLIIVILIIAPPLVTFQARYMTRVYDQSEPAGTSGENPAATLP, from the coding sequence ATGGACTACGGAGCAATGATAGATGAAGCGCTGGGATATTCCAAAGCCGGCGTATTCAACAGGATGGACCGGTGGCTGAAACTGATCCTCGCAGCGATCCTTATCGGGATCCCGCTCAACGGCTGGATCCTGCGCATCTACCGCGGCGGGAATCCTGCACCGGAAGTGGATCGCTGGGGAACACTCTTTGTGGATGGCTTCAAGCTTTTTGTTATCGGCCTGATCTACTCGCTCCCGCTCATCATCCTCTCGCTCGTTCCCTACCTGATCTTCCCCGGCGGCATGGCCGGCGGGCACCCTCCGACAGGTACCGTCGTACAGTACAGCAACGCGGAAATCGGAACGTCGATTGCATTGTTATTTCTCCTGCTCGCGATCCAGTTGATCTACGACATCTTCCTTGCCATCTTCATGCCGGTTGCCGCGATCCGCTTTGCCCGGACAGGGGTCTTTTCCGAAGCGTTCAACTTTGGAGCCATCATCGGGACCATCAGGAAGATCGGGTGGCTCAACTACATCCTTGCGATCATCCTCATCGCCATAATTATCGGCATTCCTGTCGGCATCCTTGCCGCTGCCATTCTCATTGGCGGGTTTATGCTGGGCCACTACTTTATCGCTCTCGGTGTTCTGATAATCGTGATCCTTATCATCGCACCGCCGCTCGTCACATTCCAGGCCCGGTACATGACCCGGGTGTACGATCAGAGCGAACCGGCCGGGACATCCGGGGAAAACCCGGCTGCCACGCTCCCGTAA
- a CDS encoding carboxymuconolactone decarboxylase family protein codes for MQKINPYEMFQKECPELAERFNNLVEVQRTLNGLDAKTKQLINIAIQTSVRNSEGVRLHAIMAHQAGATKEEIVGAVVMNLHLTGLVTVLDSLPAALDGIDTATRKKKQKKKH; via the coding sequence ATGCAGAAAATAAACCCGTATGAGATGTTCCAGAAAGAGTGTCCCGAGCTTGCCGAACGGTTCAACAATCTCGTTGAAGTGCAGCGGACCCTCAACGGCCTCGATGCCAAGACAAAACAGTTGATCAATATCGCTATCCAGACATCGGTCCGGAACTCCGAGGGAGTCCGGCTGCATGCCATCATGGCCCACCAGGCCGGGGCAACAAAAGAGGAGATCGTTGGTGCCGTGGTCATGAACCTGCACCTCACGGGGCTCGTCACCGTGCTCGATTCACTCCCCGCCGCGCTTGACGGCATTGATACCGCCACCCGCAAGAAAAAACAGAAAAAGAAGCACTGA
- a CDS encoding OsmC family protein, with the protein MSTEIPWDKSRMEWKPVDMTVVYNGNGEFTARTSSGITYAMEAPVGMGGHGKVPNPIQYLVGSLGGCVGVKIILALSDNGIIPEELTIGIHGTRKKTMPAFFDTVHLTITLRADADEAMVSDIIEQTLTRLCPIAAMFAEVGEVTAEHRITRTSSG; encoded by the coding sequence ATGAGCACCGAGATCCCCTGGGACAAATCAAGGATGGAGTGGAAACCGGTTGACATGACGGTCGTGTATAACGGGAACGGGGAGTTCACCGCCCGCACCTCGTCGGGGATCACATACGCCATGGAAGCCCCGGTCGGCATGGGCGGGCACGGGAAGGTGCCCAACCCCATCCAGTATCTTGTCGGCTCGCTGGGCGGCTGCGTTGGCGTGAAGATCATCCTTGCCCTGTCGGACAACGGCATTATTCCGGAGGAGCTGACGATCGGTATCCACGGGACCCGCAAAAAGACCATGCCGGCATTTTTCGATACGGTCCATCTCACGATAACGCTCCGGGCCGATGCGGACGAGGCGATGGTATCGGATATCATCGAACAGACCCTGACCCGTCTCTGCCCTATCGCAGCAATGTTCGCCGAGGTTGGGGAAGTGACCGCGGAACACCGGATTACCAGAACCTCATCCGGATAA
- a CDS encoding bifunctional 5,6,7,8-tetrahydromethanopterin hydro-lyase/3-hexulose-6-phosphate synthase → MYLVGEALIGDGAELAHIDLLMGDKEGPIGSAFANAVSQLSQGHTPLLAVVRPNLLTKPVTVVIPKVTLKDMSQVNEMFGPVQAAVAKAVADCVEEGLFAGIDVEATAILVSAFVHPDAKDYNRIYRYNYGATKLALHRAIDKFPDTKTLVYEKDRAAHGIMGFKVQRLWDPPYLQVAMDLVDMGKVAQVLKEVPENDHVIIEAGTPLIKKFGLSVIGEIRKLRPNAFIIADMKILDTGNLEARMAADATADAVVVSGLAPASTIEKAISEARKVGIYSIVDMLNVQAPAKLIASLKVKPDIVELHRAIDVEESAHAWGDIPAIKKAAAPQKLLVATAGGIRVDVVKEALKAGADILVVGRAITASKDIGHAADEFLDQLNRDEIDQFRVMTDF, encoded by the coding sequence ATGTATTTAGTCGGAGAAGCACTTATTGGCGATGGCGCGGAGCTTGCGCATATCGATCTGCTGATGGGCGATAAGGAAGGCCCCATCGGCTCGGCGTTTGCAAACGCGGTATCGCAACTTTCACAGGGGCACACCCCCCTTCTTGCCGTAGTACGCCCGAACCTGCTGACCAAGCCGGTAACGGTCGTTATCCCGAAGGTCACGCTCAAGGACATGTCGCAGGTCAACGAGATGTTCGGCCCCGTGCAGGCAGCCGTTGCAAAGGCAGTTGCGGACTGCGTTGAGGAAGGCCTGTTTGCCGGGATCGATGTCGAGGCTACCGCGATTCTCGTGTCGGCATTCGTTCACCCGGATGCAAAGGACTACAACCGGATTTACCGGTACAACTACGGCGCGACAAAGCTTGCCCTCCACCGTGCGATCGACAAGTTCCCGGACACAAAAACCCTCGTATACGAGAAAGACCGGGCAGCGCACGGCATCATGGGATTCAAGGTGCAGCGCCTCTGGGACCCGCCGTATCTCCAGGTGGCAATGGACCTCGTGGACATGGGCAAGGTTGCCCAGGTCTTAAAGGAAGTGCCTGAGAACGATCACGTGATCATCGAGGCGGGAACCCCGCTGATCAAGAAGTTCGGCCTCTCGGTCATTGGCGAGATCCGCAAGCTCCGCCCGAATGCATTCATCATCGCGGACATGAAGATCCTCGACACCGGCAATCTCGAAGCCCGGATGGCAGCCGATGCAACCGCTGACGCGGTCGTAGTCTCCGGCCTTGCCCCGGCATCGACCATCGAGAAGGCAATCTCGGAAGCCCGCAAGGTCGGCATCTACTCAATCGTGGACATGCTGAACGTGCAGGCCCCGGCCAAGCTCATCGCGAGCCTCAAGGTCAAGCCGGACATCGTGGAACTCCACCGTGCAATCGATGTCGAGGAGAGCGCCCATGCCTGGGGAGACATCCCGGCCATCAAGAAGGCGGCAGCCCCCCAGAAGCTGCTCGTTGCAACTGCCGGTGGTATCCGCGTGGATGTCGTGAAGGAAGCCCTGAAGGCAGGCGCCGATATCCTTGTTGTCGGCCGTGCAATCACTGCATCGAAAGACATCGGCCACGCAGCTGACGAGTTCCTCGACCAGCTCAACCGGGACGAGATCGACCAGTTCAGGGTCATGACTGACTTCTAA